Proteins from a single region of Bombus huntii isolate Logan2020A chromosome 2, iyBomHunt1.1, whole genome shotgun sequence:
- the LOC126874252 gene encoding arylsulfatase B-like isoform X2, which yields MNLALILQFFTVLFLSELIVTAVGTVFFTSLFSRPKVQINFQPPETKQKPHIIIILADDLGWNDVSFHGSDQIPTPNIDALAYNGIILNNHYVPALCTPSRSALMTGKNPIHLGMQHSVLYPTEPRGLPLSEKLLPQYLQEIGYKTHAVGKWHLGYFKKQYTPTYRGFDSHFGYWNGLEDYYTHIAQEPDPLYNEYKGFDMRRNLTVAWDTAGKYATDLFTNEAVRLINEHDTERPMFLYLAHLAVHKGNENQLLRAPDEEIAKFSYILDPERRIQAAVVSKLDQSVGDVMDALRSRGMLENSIVVFMSDNGAPTNGILSNQGSNYPLRGIKDSPWEGGTRGVAAIWSPLIRKSKRVSNQMMFMSDWLPTLLSAAGVDRIQLGNIDGFDLWPSLVSGKISPRSEIVINIDDLADYAAIRRGDFKYIIGRTETGIAWLGASGDPSEGVSPRYDPYKVLYSKTGVAISGIITAKQAMELNKKKKENIRIVYDTSSKTNFQEKILTSEDIIEMRKKAQIKCNVTEKDKIPCEPMIAPCLFNIEQDPCEMVNLAERNPVILTIFETILIRHRLTVIPPSNLDGDPRSNPSLWNNTWTSWAEPNPLMLAYTNIKQPEYYADQAIVVISIIFCFFVIGAIIAFKCRKTNSNNLGNPEYQNYHERVTCTIDDSEEAFSISSIVPDTRRNDTPRHGDIN from the exons ATGAACCTCGCATTGATACTACAGTTTTTTACCGTGCTATTTCTCTCGGAGTTAATAGTAACAGCCGTGGGCACAGTTTTCTTCACATCCTTATTTTCGCGGCCGAAAGTGCAAATTAACTTTCAACCGCCGGAAACTAAACAGAAGCCACATATCATCATTATTCTTGCTGATGATCTG GGTTGGAACGACGTAAGTTTTCACGGATCGGATCAAATTCCTACGCCGAACATCGACGCCCTTGCATACAATGGTATCATCTTAAATAATCATTACGTTCCGGCATTGTGCACGCCAAGCAGATCCGCTTTGATGACTGGAAAAAACCCGATTCATCTGGGTATGCAACATTCTGTTCTCTATCCGACCGAACCACGAGGGCTTCCTCTAAGTGAGAAACTATTACCGCAG TACTTACAGGAGATAGGCTATAAAACACACGCTGTGGGAAAATGGCATTTAGGATATTTCAAAAAACAATATACTCCGACGTATCGTGGATTTGACTCACACTTTGGATATTGGAACGGTCTTGAGGATTATTACACTCATATCGCgcaagaaccg GATCCACTATATAACGAGTACAAAGGCTTCGATATGAGGCGAAATCTGACAGTGGCATGGGACACTGCAGGAAAATACGCTACCGATCTCTTCACAAACGAAGCTGTGCGGCTGATTAACGAACACGATACTGAACGTCCAATGTTTCTATACCTGGCTCACTTGGCTGTCCATAAAGGTAATGAAAATCAACTGCTACGAGCACCGGACGAAGAGATCGCCAAATTTTCATACATTCTCGACCCGGAAAGAAGAATCCAAGCAG CCGTTGTATCGAAATTGGACCAAAGCGTTGGCGATGTGATGGACGCACTGCGAAGTCGCGGCATGTTGGAAAATAGCATAGTAGTCTTCATGAGCGACAACGGTGCACCAACCAACGGTATACTGAGCAATCAAGGCAGCAATTACCCTCTTCGTggc ATAAAGGACAGTCCATGGGAAGGTGGAACGAGAGGAGTCGCAGCTATCTGGAGTCCTCTGATTAGAAAATCTAAAAGAGTGTCGAATCAAATGATGTTCATGTCCGATTGGCTACCTACACTTTTATCTGCAGCAG GAGTGGACAGGATACAACTCGGAAACATCGATGGATTCGATCTCTGGCCATCCTTGGTGTCGGGCAAAATCAGTCCCAGATCCGAAATAGTGATCAACATCGATGACCTCGCTGATTATGCTGCTATTAGACGAGGcgattttaaatatatcatcGGCCGGACTGAAACTGGCATCGCCTGGCTTGGGGCAAGTGGAGACCCATCCGAGGGCGTTTCCCCTCGATACGATCCTTACAAAGTGTTGTACAGCAAAACTGGTGTCGCTATTTCTGGTATTATTACCGCTAAACAAGCGATGGAActaaacaaaaagaaaaaagaaaacataaGAATTGTGTAtgatacttcttcaaaaacCAATTTTCAAGAGAAGATACTTACCAGCGAGGACATTATCGAAATGCGAAAAAAAGCACAGATAAAGTGTAACGTTACAGAGAAAGATAAG aTCCCTTGCGAGCCAATGATAGCACCATGTCTCTTTAATATAGAACAAGATCCTTGCGAAATGGTGAATCTTGCTGAGAGAAATCCTGTGATTTTAACTATATTTGAAACGATTCTTATTAGGCACAGATTAACCGTGATACCTCCTAGTAATTTGGATGGAGATCCCAGATCGAACCCATCGCTTTGGAATAACACCTGGACCAGTTGGGCCGAACCTAATCCATTAATGCTCGCTTATACGAATATTAAGCAGCCTGAATATTACGCCGATCAGGCGATCGTAGTAATATCtatcattttttgttttttcgtCATTGGAGCAATAATTGCTTTTAAGTGTCGGAAAACTAATTCGAACAACTTGGGGAATCCTGAATATCAGAATTATCATGAAAGAGTCACTTGTACTATAGATGACAGCGAAGAAGCATTTTCCATATCTAGTATTGTACCAGATACAAGACGAAATGATACGCCTAGACACGGAGATATAAATTGA
- the LOC126874252 gene encoding arylsulfatase B-like isoform X1 has product MYSLQRIVGYRTVILLLYHEPDFEMNLALILQFFTVLFLSELIVTAVGTVFFTSLFSRPKVQINFQPPETKQKPHIIIILADDLGWNDVSFHGSDQIPTPNIDALAYNGIILNNHYVPALCTPSRSALMTGKNPIHLGMQHSVLYPTEPRGLPLSEKLLPQYLQEIGYKTHAVGKWHLGYFKKQYTPTYRGFDSHFGYWNGLEDYYTHIAQEPDPLYNEYKGFDMRRNLTVAWDTAGKYATDLFTNEAVRLINEHDTERPMFLYLAHLAVHKGNENQLLRAPDEEIAKFSYILDPERRIQAAVVSKLDQSVGDVMDALRSRGMLENSIVVFMSDNGAPTNGILSNQGSNYPLRGIKDSPWEGGTRGVAAIWSPLIRKSKRVSNQMMFMSDWLPTLLSAAGVDRIQLGNIDGFDLWPSLVSGKISPRSEIVINIDDLADYAAIRRGDFKYIIGRTETGIAWLGASGDPSEGVSPRYDPYKVLYSKTGVAISGIITAKQAMELNKKKKENIRIVYDTSSKTNFQEKILTSEDIIEMRKKAQIKCNVTEKDKIPCEPMIAPCLFNIEQDPCEMVNLAERNPVILTIFETILIRHRLTVIPPSNLDGDPRSNPSLWNNTWTSWAEPNPLMLAYTNIKQPEYYADQAIVVISIIFCFFVIGAIIAFKCRKTNSNNLGNPEYQNYHERVTCTIDDSEEAFSISSIVPDTRRNDTPRHGDIN; this is encoded by the exons ATGTACAGCTTACAACGAATAGTTGGATACAGGACAGTCATTCTTCTCCTTTACCATGAAC CTGATTTCGAGATGAACCTCGCATTGATACTACAGTTTTTTACCGTGCTATTTCTCTCGGAGTTAATAGTAACAGCCGTGGGCACAGTTTTCTTCACATCCTTATTTTCGCGGCCGAAAGTGCAAATTAACTTTCAACCGCCGGAAACTAAACAGAAGCCACATATCATCATTATTCTTGCTGATGATCTG GGTTGGAACGACGTAAGTTTTCACGGATCGGATCAAATTCCTACGCCGAACATCGACGCCCTTGCATACAATGGTATCATCTTAAATAATCATTACGTTCCGGCATTGTGCACGCCAAGCAGATCCGCTTTGATGACTGGAAAAAACCCGATTCATCTGGGTATGCAACATTCTGTTCTCTATCCGACCGAACCACGAGGGCTTCCTCTAAGTGAGAAACTATTACCGCAG TACTTACAGGAGATAGGCTATAAAACACACGCTGTGGGAAAATGGCATTTAGGATATTTCAAAAAACAATATACTCCGACGTATCGTGGATTTGACTCACACTTTGGATATTGGAACGGTCTTGAGGATTATTACACTCATATCGCgcaagaaccg GATCCACTATATAACGAGTACAAAGGCTTCGATATGAGGCGAAATCTGACAGTGGCATGGGACACTGCAGGAAAATACGCTACCGATCTCTTCACAAACGAAGCTGTGCGGCTGATTAACGAACACGATACTGAACGTCCAATGTTTCTATACCTGGCTCACTTGGCTGTCCATAAAGGTAATGAAAATCAACTGCTACGAGCACCGGACGAAGAGATCGCCAAATTTTCATACATTCTCGACCCGGAAAGAAGAATCCAAGCAG CCGTTGTATCGAAATTGGACCAAAGCGTTGGCGATGTGATGGACGCACTGCGAAGTCGCGGCATGTTGGAAAATAGCATAGTAGTCTTCATGAGCGACAACGGTGCACCAACCAACGGTATACTGAGCAATCAAGGCAGCAATTACCCTCTTCGTggc ATAAAGGACAGTCCATGGGAAGGTGGAACGAGAGGAGTCGCAGCTATCTGGAGTCCTCTGATTAGAAAATCTAAAAGAGTGTCGAATCAAATGATGTTCATGTCCGATTGGCTACCTACACTTTTATCTGCAGCAG GAGTGGACAGGATACAACTCGGAAACATCGATGGATTCGATCTCTGGCCATCCTTGGTGTCGGGCAAAATCAGTCCCAGATCCGAAATAGTGATCAACATCGATGACCTCGCTGATTATGCTGCTATTAGACGAGGcgattttaaatatatcatcGGCCGGACTGAAACTGGCATCGCCTGGCTTGGGGCAAGTGGAGACCCATCCGAGGGCGTTTCCCCTCGATACGATCCTTACAAAGTGTTGTACAGCAAAACTGGTGTCGCTATTTCTGGTATTATTACCGCTAAACAAGCGATGGAActaaacaaaaagaaaaaagaaaacataaGAATTGTGTAtgatacttcttcaaaaacCAATTTTCAAGAGAAGATACTTACCAGCGAGGACATTATCGAAATGCGAAAAAAAGCACAGATAAAGTGTAACGTTACAGAGAAAGATAAG aTCCCTTGCGAGCCAATGATAGCACCATGTCTCTTTAATATAGAACAAGATCCTTGCGAAATGGTGAATCTTGCTGAGAGAAATCCTGTGATTTTAACTATATTTGAAACGATTCTTATTAGGCACAGATTAACCGTGATACCTCCTAGTAATTTGGATGGAGATCCCAGATCGAACCCATCGCTTTGGAATAACACCTGGACCAGTTGGGCCGAACCTAATCCATTAATGCTCGCTTATACGAATATTAAGCAGCCTGAATATTACGCCGATCAGGCGATCGTAGTAATATCtatcattttttgttttttcgtCATTGGAGCAATAATTGCTTTTAAGTGTCGGAAAACTAATTCGAACAACTTGGGGAATCCTGAATATCAGAATTATCATGAAAGAGTCACTTGTACTATAGATGACAGCGAAGAAGCATTTTCCATATCTAGTATTGTACCAGATACAAGACGAAATGATACGCCTAGACACGGAGATATAAATTGA